The following proteins come from a genomic window of Leguminivora glycinivorella isolate SPB_JAAS2020 chromosome 6, LegGlyc_1.1, whole genome shotgun sequence:
- the LOC125227247 gene encoding long-chain-fatty-acid--CoA ligase 4, translated as MFIDENEVPESWWVSAALKAIRAVALVFDVLTFPVHLALQRPWRKRALSRRIKARIIQSSNDSVTVRSVAEPTELHLRMVRDNVLTMEGMLRAAAARWADKPALGTRTVLGEEDEPQPNGRVFKKFKMGTYTWRSYTEVEAEASLFAAGLRELGCAPRRNVVMFAETRAEWMIAAHGCFKQSIPVVTIYATLGDDAIAHGINETEVSTVITTHELLPKFKTILAKTPMVDTIIYMEDQLKSTDTKGFKEGIRIIAYKDVLEKGKFSKIDSVPPSAADTAIIMYTSGSTGVPKGVILSHRNMLSTLKSFVDAVPIYDSDILMGFLPLAHVFELLAESLCIIAGVPIGYSTPLTMLDSSSKIMKGTKGDATVLKPTCMTTVPLIMDRISKGITDKVTRSGPMAAAAFKWAYTYKLTWMRRGYDTPLLNKLMFSKVSALLGGRMRLMISGGAPLSPDTHAQVRVCLCCDVVTGYGLTETTSCATVADAHDRSTGRVGAPTTGTDIRLVTWEEGNYRVTNKPFPQGEIVIGGGSVAEGYYRNPEKTREEFFDVEGRRWFRSGDIGELHHDGCIKIIDRKKDLVKLQAGEYVSLGKVEAELKTCPIVENICVYGDSSKNNTVALLVPHPQHLAELAARAGLQEKEFDRLCKNSQVEKLVVKELAEHAKKCGLERFEVPTAVKLCTEVWSPDMGLVTAAFKIKRKDIQERYKDDIKRMYAS; from the exons GCCGGAGTCATGGTGGGTCTCCGCGGCGCTGAAGGCGATCCGAGCGGTCGCACTCGTGTTCGACGTACTCACCTTCCCCGTGCACCTCGCGCTGCAGCGGCCGTGGCGGAAGCGAGCCCTCTCCCGCCGGATCAAG GCCCGCATAATCCAGAGCAGCAACGACAGCGTGACAGTCCGCTCCGTCGCTGAGCCCACGGAGCTCCACCTTCGCATGGTGCGCGACAATGTGCTCACCATGGAGGGCATGCTCCGCGCCGCCGCGGCCCGCTGGGCTGACAAACCGGCGCTAGGCACCAGGACAGTGCTCGGTGAAGAGGATGAACCACAGCCTAATGGAAGAGTCTTCAAGAAG TTCAAGATGGGCACATACACATGGCGGTCATACACCGAAGTGGAGGCCGAGGCGAGCTTGTTCGCGGCCGGACTGAGGGAGCTCGGCTGCGCGCCGCGTCGCAACGTCGTCATGTTTGCTGAAACTCGAGCCGAGTGGATGATCGCTGCCCACGGCTGCTTCAAGCAGAGCATCCCAG TGGTAACAATCTACGCGACCCTCGGCGATGACGCCATCGCGCACGGCATCAACGAGACAGAGGTCTCCACCGTCATCACCACACACGAGCTGCTGCCCAAGTTCAAGACGATCCTCGCCAAGACGCCCATGGTCGACACCATCATCTACATGGAAGACCAGCTCAAGTCAACCGATACTAAGGGATTCAAGGAGGGAATCAGGATTATTGCCTACAAGGATGTGCTGGAGAAGGGCAAATTCTCCAAGATTG ATTCAGTCCCTCCCTCTGCCGCTGACACCGCCATCATCATGTACACGTCTGGCTCCACCGGGGTGCCCAAGGGCGTCATCCTGTCGCACCGCAACATGCTCTCCACTCTCAAGTCTTTCGTCGACGCTGTGCCTATTTACGACAG TGACATTCTGATGGGTTTCCTGCCTCTGGCTCACGTGTTCGAACTCCTGGCCGAGAGTCTTTGCATCATCGCTG gCGTCCCGATCGGTTACTCTACGCCGCTGACCATGTTGGACTCGTCGAGCAAGATCATGAAGGGCACGAAGGGAGACGCGACTGTACTCAAGCCTACCTGCATGACCACTGTTCCT TTGATCATGGACCGTATCAGCAAAGGTATCACGGATAAAGTGACCCGCTCGGGCCCCATGGCCGCTGCGGCCTTCAAGTGGGCCTACACCTACAAACTAACCTGGATGCGGCGCGGCTACGACACGCCTCTGCTTAACAAACTG ATGTTCTCCAAAGTGTCCGCTCTGCTCGGCGGCCGCATGCGCCTCATGATCTCCGGCGGAGCTCCATTATCCCCCGACACGCACGCGCAGGTGCGAGTGTGCCTGTGCTGCGACGTGGTGACCGGCTACGGGCTCACCGAGACCACCTCCTGCGCCACTGTGGCCGACGCCCACGACAG GTCTACTGGCCGCGTGGGTGCGCCGACCACTGGAACTGACATCCGGCTGGTAACTTGGGAAGAAGGCAACTACCGCGTCACCAACAAACCTTTCCCGCAG GGTGAGATCGTGATCGGGGGCGGCAGCGTGGCGGAAGGCTACTACCGCAACCCGGAGAAGACTCGTGAGGAGTTCTTCGACGTGGAGGGCCGCCGCTGGTTCCGCTCCGGGGACATCGGAGAACTGCATCACGATGGCTGCATTAAGATCATCG ATCGTAAGAAGGACTTGGTGAAACTGCAAGCTGGCGAGTACGTGTCCCTCGGCAAGGTGGAGGCTGAACTCAAGACCTGCCCCATCGTGGAGAACATCTGCGTGTATGGCGATAGCTCCAAGAACAACACCGTGGCGCTCTTGGTGCCCCATCCGCAACATCTGGCTGAATTGGCTGCTAG GGCCGGCCTCCAAGAGAAAGAATTCGACAGACTCTGCAAAAACTCCCAAGTGGAGAAACTGGTAGTGAAGGAGCTCGCCGAGCACGCCAAGAAGTGCGGCCTGGAGCGCTTCGAGGTGCCCACCGCCGTCAAGCTGTGCACCGAGGTGTGGTCGCCCGACATGGGGCTGGTCACGGCCGCCTTCAAGATCAAGCGGAAAGACATCCAGGAGCGCTACAAGGACGACATCAAGCGCATGTACGCCTCGTGA
- the LOC125227246 gene encoding transcription elongation factor SPT5 codes for MSDSEGSNYSGSGSEAGSVVSNRSRRSAASNRSARSRSVSRSRSRSGSRTPSRSPSRSRSRSRSPSRSRSRSRSRSRSAGSGGSRNRDNEAKEASGDEEVEDEEEPEGEDLVDSEEYDEDEEEARHRKKRKKDSRYGGFIIDEAEVDDEVEEDDEWEEGAQEMGIVGNEVDEMGPTAREIEGRRRGTNLWDTQKAEKIEEYFRNKYADESVALRHFGEGGEEMSDEITQQTLLPGIKDPNLWMVKCRIGEEKATVLLLMRKFIAYQFSEEPFQIKSVVAPEGVKGYIYIEAYKQTHVKALINNVGTLRMGIWKQDMVPIKEMTDVLRVVKEQSGLKSKQWVRLKRGLYKDDIAQVDYVDLAQNQVHLKLLPRIDYTRLRGALRTVQSESEAAKRKKKKRPAAKPFDPEAIRAIGGEVTSDGDFLLFEGNRYSRKGFLYKNFTMSAILAEGVKPTLMELERFEEQPEGIDIELAAPAKDDPTSLHSFSMGDNVEVCSGDLANLQARIIAIDGSMITVMPKHDALKDPLVFKPNELRKYFKQGDHVKVLAGRYEGDTGLIVRVEPHRVVLVSDLTMHELEVLPRDLQLCSDMATGVDSLGQFQWGDMVQLDPQTVGVIVRLEKENFHVLGMQGKVIECKPQALQKRRENRFTKALDSEQNTIQKKDIVKVIDGPHAGRNGEIKHLYRNFAFLQSRMYLDNGGIFVCKTRHLQLAGGNKNPSAANQLSLGFMSPRIQSPMHPSGRGGATPRGRGRGAGRGGGVTRDRELIGQTIKITGGPYKGNVGIVKDATGSTARVELHSACQTISVDRSHIANVGAPSKDGSSSFYSRTPGRTPTAAGAATPTYRDTGLKTPMHGSQTPIYDVGNRTPHYGSATPSHDGSRTPAHGAWDPAAAATPARTDFDYGLDESPASYPAPYAAGPFTPQTPGTMYGSDHSYSPYQPSPSPAGYAAGYLGTPSPAGYSPRSPFAGEPGGDWHTTEVEVRIRGSEDDGLAGLAGQTGVVRGLSGAMCAVYLPREDRVVNVPGALLEPVVPASGERVKVVAGEEREAVGQLISIENQEGVVKFGTDDIKIMQLRHLCKMSTA; via the exons GACGAGGAGGAACCAGAAGGTGAAGACCTGGTGGACTCGGAAGAATATGACGAGGATGAAGAAGAGGCGCGGCACAGAAAGAAACGGAAGAAAGACAGCCGCTATGGTGGTTTCATTATTGACGAGGCTGAG GTAGATGATGAAGTTGAAGAAGATGACGAATGGGAAGAGGGAGCCCAGGAGATGGGCATCGTCGGCAACGAGGTGGACGAGATGGGGCCCACCGCCCGGGAGATAGAGGGCCGGCGCCGCGGCACCAACCTCTGGGACACACAGAAGGCCGAGAAGATTGAGGAGTACTTCCGCAACAAGTATGCTGATGAATCTGTAGCTTTGAGGCACTTTGGTGAAGGAGGCGAGGAAATGTCCGATGAAATCACACAGCAAACTCTCTTACCCGGCATTAAAGACCCTAATCTTTGGATGGTCAAATGTAGAATCGGAGAGGAGAAAGCCACAGTGTTACTTCTCATGAGAAAGTTTATCGCTTATCAGTTTTCAGAAGAACCATTCCAAATTAAATCTGTTGTTGCCCCAGAAGGTGTTAAAGGGTATATCTACATTGAGGCATACAAGCAAACTCATGTCAAAGCGCTTATAAACAATGTGGGGACACTCAGGATGGGTATATGGAAACAGGACATGGTTCCGATTAAGGAAATGACAGATGTCTTGAGAGTGGTGAAGGAACAGTCAGGATTGAAATCTAAGCAATGGGTTAGGTTGAAGAGAGGTTTGTATAAAGATGACATAGCTCAAGTTGATTATGTGGACCTGGCCCAAAATCAAGTCCATCTGAAACTGCTTCCAAGAATAGACTACACTAGATTAAGAGGAGCCTTAAGAACGGTACAGAGCGAGAGTGAAGCAGCTAAACGTAAGAAGAAGAAACGCCCAGCTGCCAAACCATTTGACCCTGAAGCCATTAGAGCTATCGGTGGAGaagtcacatctgatggtgatTTCTTACTCTTTGAAGGTAACAGATACTCTAGAAAAGGTTTCCTGTATAAAAACTTCACAATGTCAGCCATATTGGCTGAAGGTGTCAAGCCAACTTTGATGGAATTGGAAAGGTTTGAAGAGCAGCCAGAAGGAATCGATATTGAGCTAGCGGCTCCCGCCAAAGACGATCCGACAAGTCTGCACTCTTTCTCTATGGGTGACAATGTTGAAGTGTGCTCTGGTGATCTGGCCAACTTGCAGGCTAGGATTATAGCTATAGACGGCTCTATGATCACCGTCATGCCTAAACACGACGCTCTGAAAGACCCTCTCGTCTTCAAACCTAATGAGTTAAGAAAGTACTTCAAACAGGGTGACCACGTTAAGGTCTTAGCTGGTCGATATGAAGGGGACACAGGTCTGATCGTGAGAGTAGAGCCTCACAGAGTTGTTCTAGTCTCAGATTTGACCATGCATGAACTGGAAGTGTTACCCAGAGATCTACAACTATGCTCTGATATGGCGACCGGCGTGGATTCACTTGGACAATTCCAATGGGGTGACATGGTCCAATTGGACCCACAAACTGTTGGAGTAATAGTTCGACTCGAAAAGGAGAATTTCCACGTCTTAGGAATGCAAGGGAAAGTTATTGAATGTAAACCTCAAGCTTTGCAGAAACGGCGAGAGAATCGCTTCACAAAAGCGTTAGATTCCGAGCAGAATACTATACAGAAGAAAGATATCGTAAAAGTCATCGATGGACCACACGCAGGTCGCAATGGAGAGATAAAACATCTGTACAGAAACTTCGCTTTTCTACAATCGAGAATGTACTTAGATAACGGTGGTATATTCGTGTGTAAGACTCGACATCTTCAGCTAGCCGGCGGGAAcaagaatccttcagcagccaACCAGCTCTCACTCGGCTTTATGTCTCCTCGTATCCAATCCCCGATGCATCCTTCCGGCAGAGGCGGCGCCACGCCGAGAGGCCGAGGTCGCGGGGCCGGCCGAGGCGGAGGCGTCACCAGGGACAGGGAACTCATCGGACAAACCATCAAAATCACCGGAGGACCTTACAAAGGCAACGTCGGCATCGTCAAAGACGCCACAGGCAGCACGGCCAGAGTCGAACTCCACTCCGCTTGTCAAACTATCTCTGTGGACCGGAGCCACATCGCGAACGTTGGAGCTCCTTCCAAGGACGGGTCCTCTTCCTTCTACAGCCGCACCCCCGGACGTACTCCGACGGCGGCCGGCGCGGCGACGCCTACATACCGCGACACCGGCCTCAAGACTCCCATGCACGGCTCCCAGACGCCCATATACGACGTCGGGAACCGCACGCCTCACTACGGCTCGGCGACGCCCTCGCACGACGGCTCCCGCACGCCGGCGCACGGCGCGTGGGACCCCGCGGCGGCCGCCACGCCGGCTAGGACGGACTTCGACTACGGGCTGGACGAGTCGCCCGCGTCGTACCCGGCGCCGTACGCGGCGGGCCCCTTCACGCCGCAGACGCCGGGCACGATGTACGGCTCGGACCACAGCTACAGCCCGTACCAGCCGTCGCCGTCGCCGGCGGGCTACGCGGCCGGCTACCTGGGCACGCCGTCGCCGGCCGGCTACTCGCCCCGGAGCCCCTTCGCCGGCGAGCCGGGAGGAGACTGGCACACCACGGAG GTTGAAGTCCGAATCCGCGGTTCCGAAGACGACGGTCTGGCCGGTCTCGCCGGTCAGACCGGAGTGGTCCGCGGTCTCTCCGGCGCCATGTGCGCGGTCTACTTACCGAGGGAAGACCGCGTCGTTAACGTACCAGGAGCTTTACTGGAACCTGTCGTGCCTGCATCAGGGGAAAGAGTCAAG GTGGTGGCCGGCGAAGAGCGCGAAGCCGTCGGGCAGCTCATCAGTATCGAGAACCAAGAGGGCGTGGTCAAGTTCGGCACCGACGACATCAAGATCATGCAGCTGCGCCATCTCTGCAAGATGAGCACCGCCTAA